Proteins encoded by one window of Deltaproteobacteria bacterium:
- a CDS encoding extracellular solute-binding protein — translation MAMDTKGLKRTRVGVITRRQFIKTSLAGAAAVGAGGLVFPRYGAAEQKTLKILQWVHFVPGYDKWFNETYVKEWGAKHDTNVIVDNIGLAGLNARAAAEVSAQKGHDLFMFLWPKPDYEEQVIDHKEIYDECIKDHGKPIDLAIKSTFNPKTKKYYGFSDSFVPDPVNYRKDLWDAVGIYPDTWDDVRAGGAKIKQQFNVPVGIGLASEIDTNMAMRAIMYSYGSSVQDEEGNVVLNSKETLEAVKFVKALYDECMTDEVFTWDASSNNRFMISGKGSLVLNAISVTRTAEKTDPEMSKKIWLAKACKGPVRRMGLEHVMDVYCIWKFAENIDGAKQFLVDYIKNFRSGFLASEYYNFPCFAGTVPDLKQLVANDPKADPPDKYKVLEDVLDWATNVGYPGYANAAIDEVFSTWIISTMFARAAVGKMTPQEAIGAADKKVQAIFEKWRAKGMA, via the coding sequence ATGGCAATGGACACAAAGGGGTTGAAAAGGACGAGAGTAGGGGTAATCACCAGGCGACAATTTATCAAAACTTCGTTGGCGGGCGCAGCAGCCGTCGGAGCAGGCGGTCTCGTCTTCCCGCGTTACGGAGCCGCGGAACAAAAGACGCTTAAAATCCTCCAATGGGTCCACTTTGTCCCGGGCTACGACAAATGGTTCAACGAAACATACGTCAAGGAATGGGGTGCGAAGCACGACACGAACGTCATCGTGGACAACATCGGATTGGCCGGTCTTAACGCTAGGGCGGCGGCGGAAGTCTCCGCGCAGAAAGGTCACGACCTGTTTATGTTCCTGTGGCCCAAGCCGGACTATGAAGAACAAGTCATCGACCACAAGGAGATCTACGACGAGTGCATCAAAGATCACGGGAAACCCATCGACCTCGCCATCAAAAGCACTTTCAATCCAAAGACCAAGAAATATTATGGTTTTTCCGACAGTTTCGTGCCCGATCCGGTCAACTACCGCAAGGATTTGTGGGACGCTGTTGGAATTTACCCGGACACCTGGGATGACGTTCGAGCGGGCGGCGCGAAAATAAAACAACAATTCAACGTGCCGGTGGGGATCGGCCTGGCTTCGGAGATCGATACCAACATGGCCATGCGCGCGATCATGTATTCGTACGGATCGTCCGTCCAGGACGAGGAAGGCAACGTGGTCCTCAATTCCAAAGAGACCCTGGAAGCCGTCAAATTCGTAAAGGCACTTTACGACGAATGCATGACGGACGAGGTCTTCACCTGGGATGCTTCCTCCAACAACCGTTTTATGATTTCGGGCAAAGGATCGCTGGTCTTGAACGCCATTTCCGTGACTCGAACCGCGGAGAAGACGGACCCGGAAATGTCCAAGAAGATCTGGCTAGCCAAGGCATGCAAAGGACCCGTGCGCAGAATGGGGCTCGAGCACGTCATGGACGTGTATTGTATCTGGAAGTTCGCCGAGAACATCGACGGCGCAAAGCAGTTCCTGGTGGACTACATCAAAAATTTCCGCAGCGGGTTCCTCGCGAGCGAATATTACAACTTCCCCTGCTTTGCCGGCACGGTCCCGGATCTTAAGCAACTGGTCGCGAATGACCCGAAAGCGGATCCGCCGGATAAATACAAAGTGCTCGAGGACGTTCTGGACTGGGCCACGAATGTGGGATACCCCGGTTACGCCAATGCGGCCATTGACGAGGTTTTCAGCACCTGGATCATCTCCACCATGTTCGCCCGGGCCGCCGTAGGAAAAATGACGCCCCAGGAGGCCATAGGAGCGGCGGACAAGAAGGTGCAGGCGATCTTCGAGAAATGGCGGGCCA